Proteins from a genomic interval of Rosa chinensis cultivar Old Blush chromosome 2, RchiOBHm-V2, whole genome shotgun sequence:
- the LOC112190712 gene encoding linamarin synthase 2, protein MGSTQLGAKELHAVCVPFPAQGHVNPMMQFAKLLHSRGFRITFVNTEFNHRRLIRSRGSDSVKGLSDFKFETIPDGLPPSDKDATQDVPAICDSTRKTCLGPFKELVTKLNSSSEVPQITCIVSDGITGFGREVAQELGIPEVQFWTASACGFMAYLQYNELVKRGIVPFKDESFMQDGTLDKPIDWIPGMKNMRLKDIPSFIRVTNVKDIMFDFLGSEAQNCLKSSAIILNTFDEFEHEVLEEILAMFPNIYTIGPLPLLGRHVPENKLVKSLSSGLWKEDAKCLEWLDKQKPDSVVYVNYGSVTMMTDQHLKEFAWGLANSKHHFLWIVRPDVVKGDSVVLPEEFFGDIKDRGYIASWCPQEQVLAHPSVGVFLTHCGWNSTIETISAGVPVICWPFFAEQQTNCRFLCTNWGIGMEVNNDVKRDEIEVLVKEMLEGEKGMKMRQKAKEWKKKAIAATDIGGSSYSNFDKLIEVLHEE, encoded by the exons ATGGGTTCAACACAGTTAGGAGCCAAAGAACTCCATGCAGTCTGTGTCCCTTTCCCAGCACAAGGCCATGTTAACCCCATGATGCAATTTGCCAAGCTTCTGCACTCCAGGGGATTCCGCATAACATTTGTCAACACCGAGTTCAACCACCGGCGTTTAATCCGGTCCAGAGGTTCCGACTCTGTCAAGGGACTATCGGACTTCAAATTCGAGACCATACCGGACGGGTTGCCACCTTCAGATAAAGATGCAACACAAGATGTCCCAGCAATATGTGACTCCACCAGGAAAACATGTCTAGGCCCTTTTAAGGAGCTGGTGACTAAGCTCAATTCTTCATCTGAAGTGCCACAGATTACTTGTATAGTTTCGGATGGTATCACGGGATTTGGGAGGGAAGTTGCTCAGGAACTAGGGATTCCTGAGGTTCAGTTTTGGACTGCTTCTGCTTGTGGCTTCATGGCGTACCTGCAATACAACGAACTTGTTAAACGAGGCATTGTTCCATTCAAAG ATGAAAGTTTCATGCAAGATGGTACACTGGATAAGCCAATTGATTGGATCCCAGGCATGAAAAATATGAGGCTCAAGGACATCCCTAGCTTCATCAGAGTCACTAATGTCAAAGACATAATGTTCGACTTCTTGGGATCCGAAGCACAAAACTGCTTGAAATCCTCTGCAATTATCCTCAACACGTTTGACGAATTTGAGCATGAAGTGTTGGAAGAAATTTTAGCTATGTTTCCCAACATTTACACAATAGGTCCACTTCCTTTGCTTGGTAGGCACGTGCCTGAAAACAAACTGGTCAAGTCCCTCAGCTCAGGCTTGTGGAAAGAAGATGCAAAATGCCTTGAATGGCTTGACAAACAGAAACCCGACTCGGTTGTGTATGTGAACTATGGGAGCGTAACTATGATGACAGACCAGCATTTGAAAGAATTTGCATGGGGGCTTGCAAATAGCAAGCACCATTTTTTGTGGATTGTTAGGCCTGATGTGGTAAAAGGGGATTCAGTTGTCTTGCCCGAAGAATTTTTCGGGGATATTAAGGATAGGGGTTACATAGCAAGTTGGTGTCCACAGGAGCAAGTGCTAGCACATCCATCAGTCGGGGTTTTTCTAACTCATTGTGGTTGGAATTCTACTATTGAAACTATATCAGCGGGTGTGCCTGTAATTTGCTGGCCTTTCTTTGCTGAGCAACAGACGAATTGTCGTTTCCTGTGTACCAATTGGGGAATTGGTATGGAGGTAAACAATGATGTTAAACGCGATGAGATTGAAGTGCTTGTCAAGGAAATGCTGGAAGGGGAAAAAGGCATGAAGATGAGGCAAAAGGCAAAGGAATGGAAGAAGAAAGCAATAGCAGCTACTGACATTGGAGGATCATCATACAGTAATTTTGACAAATTGATTGAGGTTCTTCATGAGGAATAA